One Kineococcus radiotolerans SRS30216 = ATCC BAA-149 DNA window includes the following coding sequences:
- the rpoB gene encoding DNA-directed RNA polymerase subunit beta, whose amino-acid sequence MAASLPASAPNSTYIGNQSPRTVSGRYSFGKIHEPLEVPDLLALQTDSFDWLLGNKRWQDRVEASTNGGLAVPTTSGLEEIFEEISPIEDFSGSMSLSFRDHRFEPPKYSLDDCKERDLTYSAPLFVTAEFINGNTGEIKSQTVFMGDFPLMTDRGTFVINGTERVVVSQLVRSPGIYFERVPDKTSDRDTWTAKIIPSRGAWLEFEIDKRDTVGVRVDRKRKQSVTVLMKALGWSESQIREEFADYESMISTLEKDHTSGVEDALLDIYRKLRPGEPPTQEAARNLLDNLYFNPKRYDLAKVGRYKVNKKLGTEEPLSDSVLSVDDIVRTIKYLVKLHAGEVTMPGVKNGQPVDVRVEVDDIDHFGNRRLRSVGELIQNQVRTGLSRMERVVRERMTTQDVEAITPQTLINIRPVVASIKEFFGTSQLSQFMDQTNPLAGLTHKRRLSALGPGGLSRERAGMEVRDVHPSHYGRMCPIETPEGPNIGLIGSLSSYGRINPFGFIETPYRKIVDGVVSDEVEYLTADEEDAFVIAQANAPLDADSRFAEARVLVRAKGGETEFVPRDEVDYMDVAARQMVSVATAMIPFLEHDDANRALMGANMQRQAVPLVKSEAPLIGTGMEFRAAVDAGDVVVATKAGVATDVSADMITTSNDDGTSTTYKVAKFRRSNHGTAYNQQVVINEGDRVEVGTVLADGPSTDGGEMALGRNLMVAFMPWEGHNYEDAIILSQRLVQDDVLSSIHIEEHEVDARDTKLGPEEITRDIPNVAEEVLADLDERGIIRIGAEVRDGDLLVGKVTPKGETELTPEERLLRAIFGEKAREVRDTSLKVPHGETGTVIGVKVFDRDEGDELPPGVNQLVRVYVANKRKITDGDKLAGRHGNKGVISKILPVEDMPFLEDGTPVDVILNPLGVPSRMNVGQVLELHLGWIASRGWKIEGQPDWAKLIPEEIREAPAGSRIATPVFDGAREEEITGLLSSTIPTRDGDRLVGGDGKARLFDGRSGEPFPDPVAVGYMYILKLHHLVDDKIHARSTGPYSMITQQPLGGKAQFGGQRFGEMEVWALEAYGAAYALQELLTIKSDDVLGRVKVYEAIVKGENIPEPGIPESFKVLIKEMQSLCLNVEVLSSDGMAIEMRDSDEDVFRAAEELGIDLARREPSSVEEV is encoded by the coding sequence TTGGCTGCCTCGCTTCCAGCGTCCGCACCGAACAGCACCTACATCGGCAACCAGTCGCCGCGCACCGTCTCGGGACGGTACTCCTTCGGCAAGATCCACGAACCCCTGGAGGTCCCCGACCTCCTCGCCCTGCAGACCGACAGCTTCGACTGGCTGCTCGGCAACAAGCGGTGGCAGGACCGCGTGGAGGCGTCCACCAACGGTGGCCTCGCCGTCCCGACGACCTCGGGCCTGGAGGAGATCTTCGAGGAGATCTCCCCGATCGAGGACTTCTCCGGCTCGATGTCGCTGTCGTTCCGCGACCACCGGTTCGAGCCGCCGAAGTACTCCCTCGACGACTGCAAGGAGCGCGACCTCACCTACTCCGCGCCGCTCTTCGTCACCGCGGAGTTCATCAACGGCAACACCGGTGAGATCAAGTCCCAGACGGTCTTCATGGGCGACTTCCCGCTCATGACCGACCGCGGCACCTTCGTCATCAACGGCACCGAGCGCGTCGTCGTGTCGCAGCTGGTCCGTTCCCCGGGCATCTACTTCGAGCGCGTGCCGGACAAGACCTCCGACCGCGACACCTGGACCGCGAAGATCATCCCCTCGCGCGGTGCCTGGCTGGAGTTCGAGATCGACAAGCGCGACACCGTCGGCGTCCGCGTCGACCGCAAGCGCAAGCAGTCGGTCACGGTCCTCATGAAGGCCCTGGGCTGGAGCGAGTCGCAGATCCGCGAGGAGTTCGCCGACTACGAGTCGATGATCTCCACGCTGGAGAAGGACCACACCTCCGGCGTCGAGGACGCGCTGCTGGACATCTACCGCAAGCTGCGCCCGGGCGAACCGCCGACGCAGGAGGCCGCGCGCAACCTCCTCGACAACCTCTACTTCAACCCCAAGCGCTACGACCTCGCCAAGGTCGGCCGCTACAAGGTGAACAAGAAGCTGGGGACCGAGGAGCCGCTGAGCGACAGCGTCCTCTCCGTCGACGACATCGTGCGCACCATCAAGTACCTGGTGAAGCTGCACGCCGGCGAGGTCACCATGCCGGGCGTCAAGAACGGCCAGCCCGTCGACGTGCGCGTCGAGGTCGACGACATCGACCACTTCGGCAACCGCCGCCTGCGCAGCGTGGGCGAGCTCATCCAGAACCAGGTCCGCACCGGCCTGTCCCGGATGGAGCGCGTCGTGCGCGAGCGCATGACGACGCAGGACGTCGAGGCCATCACGCCGCAGACGCTCATCAACATCCGTCCCGTCGTGGCCTCCATCAAGGAGTTCTTCGGGACCAGCCAGCTCTCGCAGTTCATGGACCAGACCAACCCCCTCGCGGGTCTGACCCACAAGCGCCGCCTGTCGGCGCTGGGTCCGGGCGGTCTGTCCCGTGAGCGGGCCGGCATGGAGGTCCGCGACGTCCACCCGTCGCACTACGGCCGCATGTGCCCCATCGAGACGCCGGAAGGCCCGAACATCGGCCTCATCGGGTCGCTGTCGTCCTACGGGCGCATCAACCCGTTCGGCTTCATCGAGACCCCCTACCGCAAGATCGTGGACGGGGTCGTCTCCGACGAGGTCGAGTACCTGACCGCCGACGAGGAGGACGCCTTCGTCATCGCGCAGGCCAACGCCCCCCTCGACGCGGACAGCCGCTTCGCCGAGGCCCGCGTCCTCGTGCGCGCCAAGGGCGGCGAGACGGAGTTCGTCCCGCGCGACGAGGTCGACTACATGGACGTCGCCGCGCGCCAGATGGTCTCGGTCGCGACCGCGATGATCCCGTTCCTCGAGCACGACGACGCCAACCGCGCGCTCATGGGCGCCAACATGCAGCGCCAGGCCGTGCCGCTGGTGAAGTCCGAGGCGCCGCTCATCGGCACCGGCATGGAGTTCCGCGCCGCGGTCGACGCCGGCGACGTCGTGGTGGCCACCAAGGCCGGCGTGGCGACGGACGTGTCCGCCGACATGATCACCACCAGCAACGACGACGGCACCTCCACGACCTACAAGGTCGCGAAGTTCCGCCGCTCCAACCACGGCACCGCCTACAACCAGCAGGTCGTCATCAACGAGGGCGACCGCGTCGAGGTCGGGACGGTGCTGGCCGACGGCCCCTCCACCGACGGCGGCGAGATGGCGCTGGGACGCAACCTGATGGTCGCGTTCATGCCGTGGGAGGGTCACAACTACGAGGACGCGATCATCCTGTCGCAGCGCCTCGTGCAGGACGACGTCCTCTCCTCGATCCACATCGAGGAGCACGAGGTCGACGCCCGCGACACCAAGCTCGGGCCCGAGGAGATCACCCGGGACATCCCGAACGTGGCCGAGGAGGTGCTGGCCGACCTCGACGAGCGCGGGATCATCCGCATCGGCGCCGAGGTCCGCGACGGCGACCTGCTCGTCGGCAAGGTCACGCCCAAGGGCGAGACCGAGCTGACCCCGGAGGAGCGCCTGCTGCGCGCGATCTTCGGCGAGAAGGCCCGCGAGGTCCGCGACACCTCCCTCAAGGTGCCCCACGGCGAGACGGGCACCGTCATCGGCGTCAAGGTCTTCGACCGCGACGAGGGCGACGAGCTGCCCCCGGGCGTGAACCAGCTGGTGCGCGTCTACGTGGCCAACAAGCGCAAGATCACCGACGGGGACAAGCTCGCCGGGCGCCACGGCAACAAGGGCGTCATCTCCAAGATCCTGCCCGTGGAGGACATGCCGTTCCTCGAGGACGGCACGCCGGTCGACGTGATCCTCAACCCGCTCGGCGTCCCGAGCCGGATGAACGTCGGTCAGGTCCTGGAGCTGCACCTCGGCTGGATCGCCAGCCGCGGCTGGAAGATCGAGGGTCAGCCGGACTGGGCGAAGCTCATCCCGGAGGAGATCCGCGAGGCGCCGGCCGGCTCCCGCATCGCGACGCCCGTCTTCGACGGTGCCCGCGAGGAGGAGATCACCGGTCTGCTCAGCTCGACGATCCCGACCCGCGACGGGGACCGCCTCGTCGGCGGCGACGGCAAGGCGCGGCTGTTCGACGGCCGCTCCGGCGAGCCGTTCCCGGACCCGGTGGCGGTCGGCTACATGTACATCCTGAAGCTGCACCACCTGGTCGACGACAAGATCCACGCCCGGTCGACGGGCCCGTACTCGATGATCACCCAGCAGCCGCTGGGTGGTAAGGCGCAGTTCGGTGGACAGCGCTTCGGCGAGATGGAGGTCTGGGCCCTGGAGGCCTACGGCGCCGCCTACGCCCTGCAGGAGCTGCTGACGATCAAGTCCGACGACGTGCTGGGCCGCGTGAAGGTCTACGAGGCCATCGTCAAGGGCGAGAACATCCCCGAGCCGGGCATCCCCGAGAGCTTCAAGGTGCTCATCAAGGAGATGCAGTCGCTGTGCCTGAACGTGGAGGTCCTCTCCTCCGACGGCATGGCCATCGAGATGCGGGACAGCGACGAGGACGTCTTCCGGGCGGCCGAGGAACTGGGCATCGACCTGGCCCGGCGCGAGCCGAGCAGCGTCGAAGAGGTCTGA
- the rplL gene encoding 50S ribosomal protein L7/L12, whose translation MAKLSTDELLDAFKELTLIELSEFVKKFEETFDVTAAAPVAVAAAGGAAGAPAEAAEEQSEFDVILESAGDKKIGVIKEVRALTSLGLKEAKDLVDGAPKPVLEKVAKDAAEKAKAQLEGAGATVTLK comes from the coding sequence ATGGCGAAGCTCAGCACCGACGAGCTGCTCGACGCGTTCAAGGAGCTCACCCTCATCGAGCTCTCCGAGTTCGTGAAGAAGTTCGAGGAGACCTTCGACGTCACCGCTGCGGCCCCCGTGGCCGTCGCGGCCGCCGGTGGCGCCGCTGGCGCCCCGGCCGAGGCTGCCGAGGAGCAGTCCGAGTTCGACGTCATCCTCGAGTCCGCCGGCGACAAGAAGATCGGCGTCATCAAGGAGGTCCGCGCGCTGACCTCCCTCGGCCTCAAGGAGGCCAAGGACCTCGTCGACGGCGCCCCCAAGCCCGTCCTCGAGAAGGTCGCCAAGGACGCTGCCGAGAAGGCCAAGGCGCAGCTCGAGGGCGCCGGCGCCACCGTCACCCTCAAGTGA
- the rplJ gene encoding 50S ribosomal protein L10, which produces MPKPRNIAAVKQLTALFQESNAAVLTEYRGLSVAQLTQLRTALGPDTTYAVLKNTLTTIAAKEAGVTAFEGQLSGPSAIAFITGDPVEAAKGLRDFAKTNPQLIVKSGMLEGRAISAADVTALADLESREVLLSKVAGVLKATQSKAAALFQAPLSKTVRTVEALREKQAAGAPAEAAPVEAPAAETVDA; this is translated from the coding sequence ATGCCGAAGCCCAGGAACATCGCCGCCGTGAAGCAGCTCACGGCTCTGTTCCAGGAGTCCAACGCCGCGGTGCTCACCGAGTACCGGGGGTTGTCCGTCGCGCAGCTCACGCAGCTGCGCACGGCGCTGGGTCCCGACACGACCTACGCGGTCCTGAAGAACACGCTGACCACCATCGCCGCGAAGGAGGCCGGTGTCACGGCCTTCGAGGGGCAGCTCTCCGGCCCCTCCGCGATCGCCTTCATCACCGGTGACCCGGTCGAGGCGGCCAAGGGCCTGCGTGACTTCGCCAAGACCAACCCCCAGCTGATCGTGAAGAGCGGCATGCTCGAGGGCCGCGCGATCAGCGCTGCCGACGTCACGGCGCTGGCCGACCTGGAGTCCCGCGAGGTGCTCCTGTCCAAGGTCGCCGGCGTCCTCAAGGCCACCCAGTCGAAGGCCGCTGCGCTGTTCCAGGCGCCGCTGTCCAAGACCGTCCGCACCGTGGAAGCGTTGCGGGAGAAGCAGGCTGCGGGCGCGCCCGCAGAGGCTGCACCGGTCGAGGCCCCCGCGGCCGAGACCGTGGACGCCTGA
- the rplA gene encoding 50S ribosomal protein L1: MKRSKSYRAAAEKIDFEELYAPLDAVKLARETSTVKYDATVEVAFRLGVDPRKADQMVRGTVNLPHGTGKTARVLVFAVGDRAAQAEAAGADIVGGDELIDEVAKGRLDFDAAVATPDLMGKVGRLGKVLGPRGLMPNPKTGTVTMDVAKAVSEIKGGKIEFRTDKHANLHFVIGKASFDDTQLVENYSAALDEVLRLKPSSSKGRYLKKATITTTMGPGVPVDPTLTRNLTGEATAV; encoded by the coding sequence GTGAAGCGCAGCAAGTCCTACCGCGCAGCGGCCGAGAAGATCGACTTCGAGGAGCTGTACGCCCCCCTCGACGCGGTCAAGCTGGCCCGCGAGACGTCGACGGTCAAGTACGACGCGACCGTCGAGGTCGCGTTCCGCCTCGGCGTCGACCCGCGCAAGGCCGACCAGATGGTCCGCGGCACCGTCAACCTGCCGCACGGCACCGGCAAGACCGCCCGCGTGCTGGTCTTCGCCGTCGGTGACCGCGCCGCGCAGGCCGAGGCCGCCGGCGCCGACATCGTCGGCGGTGACGAGCTCATCGACGAGGTCGCCAAGGGCCGCCTCGACTTCGACGCCGCCGTCGCGACCCCGGACCTCATGGGCAAGGTCGGTCGCCTGGGCAAGGTGCTGGGCCCCCGCGGCCTGATGCCGAACCCGAAGACCGGCACCGTGACCATGGACGTGGCCAAGGCCGTGAGCGAGATCAAGGGCGGGAAGATCGAGTTCCGCACCGACAAGCACGCCAACCTGCACTTCGTCATCGGCAAGGCGAGCTTCGACGACACCCAGCTCGTCGAGAACTACTCCGCCGCGCTCGACGAGGTGCTGCGCCTGAAGCCGTCGTCCTCCAAGGGCCGCTACCTCAAGAAGGCGACCATCACGACGACGATGGGCCCGGGCGTCCCGGTCGACCCGACCCTGACCCGCAACCTCACCGGCGAGGCCACCGCCGTCTGA
- the rplK gene encoding 50S ribosomal protein L11, with product MPPKKKVAGLIKLQIKAGQATPAPPIGPALGQHGVNIMEFCKAYNAQTESQRGNVIPVEITVYEDRSFTFITKTPPAAELIKKAAGVEKGSGEPHVKKVANLTSAQVREIAEQKLQDLNAKDVDMAARIIAGTARSMGITVSD from the coding sequence ATGCCCCCCAAGAAGAAGGTCGCCGGGCTCATCAAGCTCCAGATCAAGGCCGGCCAGGCGACCCCGGCCCCGCCGATCGGCCCCGCGCTCGGTCAGCACGGCGTGAACATCATGGAGTTCTGCAAGGCCTACAACGCACAGACGGAGTCGCAGCGCGGCAACGTCATCCCGGTCGAGATCACGGTCTACGAGGACCGCTCGTTCACCTTCATCACCAAGACCCCGCCGGCCGCGGAGCTCATCAAGAAGGCCGCGGGCGTGGAGAAGGGCTCCGGCGAGCCCCACGTGAAGAAGGTCGCGAACCTCACCAGCGCCCAGGTGCGCGAGATCGCCGAGCAGAAGCTGCAGGACCTCAACGCCAAGGACGTCGACATGGCGGCCCGCATCATCGCCGGCACCGCCCGGTCGATGGGCATCACCGTCTCCGACTGA
- the nusG gene encoding transcription termination/antitermination protein NusG, with amino-acid sequence MSEQWGPSDDDQSDEQYDATQSYDAEDVQADAEADREADDEQAADTPDVPVADVIGAVEGDEAGDLDAEVLEDVPAAATGGDDADDELPGDDAGDAEDVLGAPAAGVAEVLDAGEGEVDEAEEFRKKLRRMPGEWFVIHSYAGYENRVKTNLETRMTSLNMEDYIFQVEVPMEEVVEVKNGTRKNVRRVRIPGYVLVRMDLTDESWGAVRHTPGVTGFVGNTHQPVPLSNDEIFSMLAPTLQPTAKAGEKTETGGGTASAPARVVDFEVGESVTVMEGPFETLPATISEISADRQKLTVLVSIFGRETPVELNFNQVAKI; translated from the coding sequence GTGTCGGAGCAGTGGGGTCCCTCGGACGACGACCAGTCGGACGAGCAGTACGACGCGACCCAGTCCTACGACGCCGAGGACGTCCAGGCGGACGCCGAGGCCGACCGGGAAGCCGACGACGAGCAGGCCGCGGACACCCCCGACGTGCCCGTCGCCGACGTGATCGGCGCGGTCGAGGGCGACGAGGCCGGTGACCTGGACGCCGAGGTGCTCGAGGACGTCCCCGCCGCCGCCACCGGCGGTGACGACGCCGACGACGAGCTCCCGGGCGACGACGCCGGGGACGCGGAGGACGTGCTCGGCGCGCCGGCCGCCGGGGTCGCCGAGGTGCTCGACGCCGGTGAGGGCGAGGTCGACGAGGCCGAGGAGTTCCGCAAGAAGCTGCGGCGCATGCCCGGCGAGTGGTTCGTCATCCACTCCTACGCCGGCTACGAGAACCGCGTGAAGACCAACCTCGAGACCCGCATGACCAGCCTCAACATGGAGGACTACATCTTCCAGGTCGAGGTGCCCATGGAGGAGGTCGTCGAGGTCAAGAACGGGACGCGCAAGAACGTGCGCCGGGTCCGCATCCCCGGCTACGTGCTCGTGCGCATGGACCTGACCGACGAGTCGTGGGGCGCGGTGCGCCACACCCCGGGGGTCACCGGCTTCGTGGGCAACACCCACCAGCCCGTGCCGCTGTCCAACGACGAGATCTTCTCGATGCTGGCCCCCACCCTGCAGCCCACGGCGAAGGCCGGGGAGAAGACCGAGACCGGTGGTGGCACCGCGTCGGCGCCGGCGCGGGTCGTCGACTTCGAGGTCGGCGAGTCCGTCACCGTCATGGAGGGCCCCTTCGAGACCCTGCCCGCGACGATCTCGGAGATCTCCGCGGACCGGCAGAAGCTCACCGTGCTGGTCTCGATCTTCGGGCGCGAGACGCCGGTCGAGCTCAACTTCAACCAGGTCGCCAAGATCTGA
- the secE gene encoding preprotein translocase subunit SecE — protein MSQTTKAEAGPADARKRTGLLLFLRQVVEELRKVVWPSRRDLLSYTGVVLVFVVVMMLFVSALDYGIGKLVLLVFGS, from the coding sequence GTGAGCCAGACGACGAAGGCCGAGGCGGGGCCCGCCGACGCCAGGAAGCGCACCGGGCTGCTGCTGTTCCTCCGCCAGGTCGTCGAGGAGCTGCGCAAGGTCGTCTGGCCCAGCCGCCGGGACCTGCTGAGCTACACCGGTGTCGTCCTCGTCTTCGTCGTGGTGATGATGCTCTTCGTGTCCGCGCTGGACTACGGCATCGGCAAGCTCGTCCTGCTGGTGTTCGGGTCCTGA
- a CDS encoding pyridoxal phosphate-dependent aminotransferase, which yields MSPVTAQTSPPASTDVRPRVSARIAGIAESATLAVDAKAKALKAAGRPVIGFGAGEPDFPTPQAVVEAAVAACTDPANHRYTPAGGLPALREAIAAKTLRDSGYEVSPGQVLVTNGGKQAVYEAFAAILDPGDELLLPAPYWTTYPEAARLAGGVAVEVFAGLDQGYKVTVDQLEAARTPRTKALLFNSPSNPTGAVYTPEEVRAIGHWALEHGVWVVTDEIYEHLVYDGVRAASMPVEVPELADTCVVLNGVAKTYAMTGWRVGWLIGPADVVKGAGNLQSHLTSNVANVSQRAAVQALTGDLTAVARMREAFDRRRRTMVRMLDAVDGVDCPLPQGAFYAYPSVQGLIGKSLRGREITSSAVLAELILTEAEVAVVPGEAFGPSGFLRLSYALADEDLVTGVERIQALLSEVR from the coding sequence ATGAGCCCCGTGACCGCGCAGACGAGTCCCCCCGCCAGCACCGACGTCCGCCCCCGGGTCTCGGCCCGCATCGCCGGCATCGCCGAGTCCGCGACCCTGGCGGTGGACGCGAAGGCGAAGGCGCTGAAGGCGGCGGGGCGCCCGGTCATCGGCTTCGGCGCGGGCGAACCGGACTTCCCGACCCCGCAGGCCGTCGTCGAGGCGGCCGTCGCCGCCTGCACGGACCCGGCCAACCACCGCTACACCCCCGCCGGCGGGCTGCCCGCCCTGCGCGAGGCGATCGCGGCCAAGACGCTGCGCGACTCCGGCTACGAGGTCTCCCCCGGCCAGGTGCTGGTGACCAACGGCGGCAAGCAGGCCGTCTACGAGGCCTTCGCCGCGATCCTCGACCCCGGCGACGAGCTGCTGCTGCCGGCGCCCTACTGGACGACCTACCCCGAGGCCGCCCGCCTCGCCGGCGGGGTCGCCGTCGAGGTCTTCGCCGGCCTGGACCAGGGCTACAAGGTGACCGTCGACCAGCTCGAGGCCGCGCGCACCCCGCGCACCAAGGCGCTGCTGTTCAACTCCCCGTCCAACCCGACCGGCGCGGTCTACACCCCCGAGGAGGTCCGGGCCATCGGCCACTGGGCCCTGGAGCACGGGGTGTGGGTCGTCACCGACGAGATCTACGAGCACCTCGTCTACGACGGGGTGCGCGCGGCGTCGATGCCGGTCGAGGTGCCCGAGCTGGCCGACACCTGCGTCGTCCTCAACGGGGTGGCCAAGACCTACGCCATGACGGGCTGGCGGGTGGGCTGGCTCATCGGGCCCGCCGACGTCGTCAAGGGCGCGGGCAACCTCCAGTCGCACCTGACCTCCAACGTCGCCAACGTCTCGCAGCGGGCGGCGGTGCAGGCGCTGACCGGCGACCTGACCGCGGTGGCGCGGATGCGCGAGGCCTTCGACCGGCGGCGCCGGACGATGGTGCGGATGCTCGACGCCGTCGACGGCGTGGACTGCCCGCTGCCGCAGGGCGCGTTCTACGCCTACCCCAGCGTCCAGGGGCTGATCGGCAAGTCGTTGCGCGGCAGGGAGATCACCTCCTCCGCGGTGCTGGCCGAGCTCATCCTCACCGAGGCCGAGGTCGCCGTCGTGCCGGGCGAGGCCTTCGGGCCCAGCGGGTTCCTGCGGCTGTCCTACGCCCTGGCCGACGAGGACCTGGTGACGGGCGTGGAGCGGATCCAGGCCCTGCTCTCCGAGGTGCGCTGA
- a CDS encoding ABC transporter ATP-binding protein: MDSPTAVRVRGLAKRYPDGTLALDGVDLDVAAGECVALLGPNGAGKTTTLEVLEGHRSRDGGEVSVLGEDPATAGLAWRARLGIVLQEATDAGDLSVREAVRHFSVYHRDSRDPEEVIALVGLEDAARHRVRTLSGGQRRRLDVALGILGRPELLFLDEPTTGFDPEARRRSWDLVRGVRAEGTTIVLTTHYLEEAAALADRVAVLVGGRVVETATPRELGGASRRGATVRWTEGGVPRSERTDRPTEVVRGLLARPELLVEGEVPGLEVHRPTLEDAYLALVDGVSGR, encoded by the coding sequence ATGGACTCCCCCACCGCCGTGCGGGTGCGCGGACTCGCCAAGCGCTACCCCGACGGCACGCTCGCCCTCGACGGCGTCGACCTGGACGTCGCCGCGGGCGAGTGCGTGGCGCTGCTGGGGCCCAACGGCGCGGGCAAGACGACGACGCTGGAGGTCCTGGAGGGGCACCGCTCGCGCGACGGCGGGGAGGTCTCGGTCCTGGGCGAGGACCCGGCCACGGCCGGGCTGGCCTGGCGGGCGCGGCTGGGGATCGTCCTGCAGGAGGCCACCGACGCCGGCGACCTCTCCGTGCGCGAGGCCGTGCGGCACTTCTCGGTGTACCACCGGGACTCCCGCGACCCCGAGGAGGTCATCGCCCTCGTCGGCCTGGAGGACGCCGCGCGCCACCGGGTGCGCACCCTCTCGGGCGGTCAGCGACGGCGGCTGGACGTGGCCCTGGGCATCCTGGGGCGGCCCGAGCTGCTGTTCCTGGACGAGCCGACGACGGGTTTCGACCCCGAGGCGCGGCGGCGCTCCTGGGACCTCGTGCGGGGGGTCCGCGCCGAGGGCACGACGATCGTGCTGACCACCCACTACCTGGAGGAGGCGGCGGCCCTGGCCGACCGCGTCGCCGTCCTCGTCGGCGGCCGGGTCGTGGAGACCGCCACCCCCCGCGAGCTGGGCGGCGCCTCGCGGCGGGGGGCCACGGTGCGCTGGACGGAGGGCGGCGTGCCCCGCAGCGAGCGCACCGACCGCCCCACGGAGGTGGTGCGGGGGCTCCTGGCGCGCCCCGAGCTCCTCGTGGAGGGGGAGGTCCCGGGGCTGGAGGTCCACCGGCCCACGCTGGAGGACGCCTACCTCGCCCTGGTGGACGGGGTGTCGGGCCGGTGA
- a CDS encoding ABC transporter permease, which produces MSGTTGGRPGRTPARPSTARLARARAGLEVRQFVRERDAVAFVFAYPIVMLVIFGSIFGDQPLPDGTPFSHYFLAGVVATGIMLTSFQSLAVGIAGEREDGTLKRLRGMAVPALAYVLGKVGMVLATSLVQLVLVLAVARVGYGVPLPADATHWARFAWVFALGTVAGTVLGVAFSAVPRSARSATAVVAPVVIVLQFFSGVFFTLTSLPGWMRAVAEVFPLKWMAQGLRAALLPETAAAGEPRGGWELGTGAAVMAAWCVLGLALCLRSFRWTRRDR; this is translated from the coding sequence GTGAGCGGGACCACCGGCGGGCGTCCTGGGCGCACCCCCGCGCGCCCGTCCACGGCCCGCCTGGCCCGGGCCCGCGCCGGGCTGGAGGTCCGCCAGTTCGTCCGCGAGCGCGACGCGGTGGCGTTCGTGTTCGCCTACCCGATCGTCATGCTGGTCATCTTCGGCTCGATCTTCGGGGACCAGCCGCTGCCCGACGGGACCCCGTTCTCGCACTACTTCCTGGCCGGCGTCGTGGCCACCGGGATCATGCTCACGAGCTTCCAGAGCCTCGCCGTCGGCATCGCCGGCGAGCGCGAGGACGGCACCCTGAAGCGGTTGCGGGGCATGGCCGTGCCCGCGCTGGCCTACGTCCTGGGCAAGGTCGGCATGGTCCTGGCGACGTCCCTCGTGCAGCTGGTCCTGGTGCTGGCGGTGGCCCGCGTCGGCTACGGCGTGCCGCTGCCGGCGGACGCGACCCACTGGGCCCGGTTCGCGTGGGTCTTCGCGCTGGGCACCGTGGCCGGCACGGTGCTGGGGGTCGCGTTCTCGGCCGTGCCGCGCTCGGCGCGCTCGGCCACGGCCGTCGTCGCCCCGGTGGTCATCGTGCTGCAGTTCTTCTCCGGGGTCTTCTTCACCCTGACCTCCCTGCCGGGGTGGATGCGGGCGGTGGCGGAGGTCTTCCCGCTGAAGTGGATGGCGCAGGGCCTGCGGGCGGCGCTGCTGCCCGAGACCGCCGCGGCGGGCGAGCCCCGGGGCGGCTGGGAGCTGGGCACCGGGGCGGCGGTCATGGCCGCGTGGTGCGTGCTCGGCCTCGCCCTGTGCCTGCGCTCGTTCCGGTGGACGCGCAGGGACCGCTGA